Proteins found in one Quercus robur chromosome 2, dhQueRobu3.1, whole genome shotgun sequence genomic segment:
- the LOC126712356 gene encoding aldehyde oxidase GLOX1, with protein MTPPNIILSFLCCYLLLIAKPPLTGAAGGQWQVMQNNIGITAMHMQLLNNDRVVIFDRTDFGKSNLSLPDGECRRDPDDTVLKVDCTAHSAEYDVATNTFRPLFVQTDVWCSSGAVMPDGRLIQTGGYNDGERRVRIIQPCATCDWQEVPNGLAARRWYATNHILPDGRQIIIGGRKQFNYEYYPKSSGTTGTFNFPFLAQTNDARIENNLYPFVFLNVDGNLFVFANNRAVLFDYKNNKIVKTYPQIPGGDPRCYPSTGSAVLLPLKNLQSQFVEAEVLVCGGAPKGSYAQALKNNFVGALDTCARIKITDPNPQWVMETMPLARVMGDMTLLPNGNVLIINGAASGTAGWESGRDPVLNPVIYRPDNKLGSRFEKQNPTTIPRMYHSTAILLRDGRVLVGGSNPHVGYSFTNVLFPTELRLEAFFPAYLDAQFANLRPKIVTPASQTQIKYGQSLFVRFTVTGTLAPNLVSVTMVAPPLTTHSFSMNQRLLVLGAGKVTSLGKSTYQVQVTTPGSGILAPSGFYLLFVVHQDIPSEGIWVQIK; from the coding sequence ATGACACCACCAAACAtcattctttcctttctttgcTGTTACCTCCTCCTCATTGCGAAACCACCGCTCACCGGCGCCGCCGGTGGCCAGTGGCAAGTCATGCAAAACAACATAGGCATAACTGCCATGCACATGCAACTGCTCAACAACGACCGTGTCGTTATTTTCGACCGCACCGACTTCGGAAAGTCCAACCTTTCATTGCCCGACGGAGAATGCCGAAGAGACCCAGACGACACCGTTTTGAAAGTCGACTGTACTGCACACTCAGCTGAGTACGACGTCGCCACAAACACTTTTCGACCTCTCTTCGTCCAAACCGATGTTTGGTGTTCCTCCGGCGCTGTAATGCCCGACGGCCGTCTGATCCAAACTGGTGGATACAATGATGGTGAACGAAGGGTCAGGATTATCCAGCCTTGTGCTACTTGTGATTGGCAAGAAGTTCCAAACGGACTAGCGGCTAGAAGATGGTACGCGACCAATCATATTCTGCCAGATGGACGCCAGATCATCATCGGTGGTAGAAAACAATTTAACTATGAATATTATCCTAAGAGTTCTGGTACCACTGGCACGTTCAATTTTCCATTCCTAGCTCAAACCAATGACGCACGCATAGAAAACAACTTGTACCCATTTGTGTTTCTTAACGTTGATGGCAATCTATTTGTCTTCGCGAATAATCGAGCTGTTTTGTTCGATTACAAGAACAACAAAATCGTTAAGACATACCCACAAATACCAGGTGGTGATCCTAGGTGTTATCCTAGTACTGGCTCAGCGGTTTTGCTACCATTGAAGAATTTGCAATCACAGTTCGTAGAAGCTGAAGTTTTGGTCTGTGGTGGAGCTCCCAAAGGCTCATATGCTCAGGCCTTGAAGAACAACTTTGTGGGTGCTTTGGACACGTGTGCCCGGATCAAAATCACGGACCCAAATCCCCAATGGGTCATGGAAACAATGCCTCTAGCTAGGGTCATGGGTGACATGACTTTGCTTCCAAACGGCAACGTTTTGATCATAAATGGTGCTGCTTCTGGGACAGCTGGTTGGGAATCGGGGAGAGACCCGGTTCTGAACCCGGTTATTTACCGACCCGATAACAAGTTGGGTTCGCGGTTCGAGAAACAAAACCCGACTACTATTCCACGAATGTACCACTCCACTGCAATTTTACTTCGTGATGGCCGAGTACTTGTCGGTGGTAGTAACCCTCACGTAGGCTATTCATTCACAAATGTGCTTTTTCCTACAGAGTTGAGGTTGGAAGCGTTTTTTCCAGCTTATTTGGATGCACAATTCGCAAACCTGCGTCCAAAAATTGTGACACCAGCTTCACAAACCCAAATAAAGTATGGGCAGAGCTTGTTTGTTCGGTTCACAGTCACGGGAACACTAGCACCAAACTTGGTCTCGGTAACAATGGTGGCACCGCCATTGACAACCCACTCGTTCTCCATGAATCAAAGGCTTTTGGTACTTGGTGCTGGGAAGGTGACAAGCCTTGGGAAATCGACATATCAAGTTCAGGTGACGACACCCGGGTCGGGAATTCTTGCACCATCGGGGTTTTATCTTCTCTTTGTGGTTCATCAAGATATTCCTAGCGAAGGCATATGGGTCCAAATCAAGTGA